One part of the Mariniblastus fucicola genome encodes these proteins:
- a CDS encoding polyphosphate kinase 2 family protein, translating into MSRFDIALPHTFKHGESIKLKDFSSGPPEDIGFGKKAAHKRIGLNAVEMAEMAKRLYAENRRSILLVLQGMDTAGKDGTIRWVMRGMNPTSCQVTSFKRPSEIELDHDFLWRCHKAVPRKGNIGIFNRSHYEDVLVVRVHSLVPESVWSERYEQINDFEKLLSSTGTTIVKCFLHISKETQRERLQERIDVTEKHWKFNPGDLKERKLWSEYQQAYEAALSKCNSEHSPWYIIPSDKKWYRNLVISQLLKRVLEDLDPQFPEAEEDFRGLVVE; encoded by the coding sequence ATGTCACGATTCGACATTGCCCTACCGCACACTTTCAAACATGGCGAATCGATAAAGCTAAAGGATTTCTCCAGCGGACCGCCGGAAGACATTGGTTTCGGCAAGAAGGCCGCCCACAAGCGAATTGGGCTCAACGCGGTCGAGATGGCGGAGATGGCAAAGCGACTGTACGCCGAAAATCGGCGCAGCATTTTGCTAGTGCTGCAGGGAATGGATACTGCAGGAAAAGACGGCACGATTCGTTGGGTGATGCGAGGCATGAACCCGACAAGCTGCCAAGTGACCTCTTTCAAACGTCCATCCGAAATCGAATTGGACCACGACTTTCTCTGGCGTTGCCACAAGGCTGTGCCACGAAAAGGCAACATTGGAATTTTCAACCGTTCGCACTACGAAGATGTTTTGGTGGTCCGCGTTCATTCGTTGGTGCCAGAAAGCGTTTGGAGCGAACGATATGAGCAGATCAATGACTTTGAGAAATTGCTTTCGTCGACAGGCACGACGATTGTGAAGTGCTTCCTGCACATCTCAAAAGAGACGCAACGAGAGCGATTGCAGGAGAGGATTGATGTCACTGAGAAGCACTGGAAGTTCAACCCGGGCGATTTGAAAGAGCGAAAGCTGTGGTCCGAGTACCAGCAGGCTTATGAGGCTGCGTTGTCGAAGTGCAACTCTGAGCATTCCCCGTGGTACATCATTCCGTCTGACAAAAAGTGGTACCGAAATTTGGTAATCAGTCAGTTGTTGAAACGGGTGCTGGAAGATCTTGATCCGCAATTTCCGGAAGCTGAAGAAGATTTTCGCGGCCTCGTTGTGGAATAG
- a CDS encoding serine/threonine protein kinase, which translates to MSSDFTEHQSDDELRKARKLSVEPTRPPAKIEGYSIQNFIGRGSYGEVWSAIDQKTGKRVAVKFYAQRSSVDVAQLAQEVEKLVVLAADRHVVQLLDVGWDASPPFYVMDFIESGSLEDRIKTGNAMPVDRAVEVFREVATGLMHLHGKGVLHCDLKPGNVLLDTDGKPRLADFGQSRLKTDSSSALGTLFYMAPEQADLRSAPDAKWDVYGLGALLFTMLTGKPPYYSDDLKQKVEAAETLRDRLKIYRQTLLGSKRPREHRSIPGVDRTLADIIDRCVAARPSDRFASAQSVLVALQQRDVKHQQRPLMLLGILGPVLLLVLMSLFGWWAVHQATKDADSAIIAKARDSNQFAAQLAARSAAEQLDEYFRVVRQISKDEAFLEAFDSMLQDEELAAIRRQLSDPNKNRLESSAPLQQALVDHPARQKLQPFLQELLDDPHGEFPEAASWFVTDRIGNQVAGAFEGGKGRTVGKNFSFRTYFTGLPCDLKDDEKSAVRPYLVEPDPEKRPIIQKPHLSASFLSQASNLRKVAFSAPIRDDQNEIVGIVAVTVNLGKLVDFDDSFYHYVMLVDNRENAEGKPVGIILEHPLFVNARRQSAGQRLPDELTDVQVDLQQLVDSYTSSDPFSETESGQKNDYDREFIVASSDVSKVQLGSPNDVGVTGRDGIFVVALEDYESVMRPSRKLSERLGRLAIMAFLILLSVAIAMWLLVNRMFRESRRRLVGIPGDGSLSTFGSSNSTPSTTGSEQGATTRGSEDKAKTN; encoded by the coding sequence ATGTCTTCGGATTTCACCGAACATCAATCCGACGATGAACTTCGTAAAGCCCGGAAGCTGAGCGTTGAGCCGACGCGCCCACCGGCGAAAATTGAAGGCTACTCCATTCAAAACTTCATCGGTCGCGGATCCTACGGAGAAGTTTGGTCCGCGATTGATCAGAAGACAGGCAAACGGGTCGCCGTCAAATTCTACGCCCAGCGGTCCAGCGTCGATGTCGCACAGCTGGCTCAAGAAGTAGAAAAGCTCGTCGTTCTGGCAGCGGATCGACACGTCGTCCAATTGCTCGACGTGGGTTGGGACGCTTCGCCGCCGTTCTATGTCATGGACTTCATCGAATCGGGCTCACTCGAAGACCGAATCAAAACTGGCAACGCGATGCCCGTCGACCGCGCTGTCGAAGTGTTTCGCGAAGTTGCGACCGGGCTGATGCACTTGCATGGCAAAGGCGTTTTGCACTGCGACCTGAAACCGGGAAACGTTTTGCTGGACACCGACGGTAAGCCGCGGCTTGCCGATTTTGGCCAATCTCGACTTAAAACAGACAGTTCATCGGCTCTTGGAACGTTGTTTTACATGGCTCCCGAGCAAGCTGACCTTCGTTCGGCACCGGATGCCAAGTGGGACGTTTACGGACTGGGAGCGTTGCTCTTTACGATGCTCACCGGAAAGCCGCCGTACTACTCGGATGACCTGAAACAGAAAGTTGAAGCCGCCGAAACGCTTCGCGATCGATTGAAGATCTACCGTCAGACTTTACTTGGCTCCAAACGGCCGCGCGAACATCGCAGTATTCCCGGAGTAGACCGAACGTTGGCCGATATCATCGATCGATGCGTCGCGGCTCGTCCATCAGATCGGTTTGCAAGCGCGCAGAGTGTGCTGGTCGCGTTGCAACAGCGGGACGTCAAACATCAACAGCGGCCGTTGATGCTGTTGGGGATTCTTGGTCCGGTGCTGTTGCTGGTTCTAATGAGTCTGTTTGGTTGGTGGGCTGTTCATCAGGCGACAAAAGATGCTGACAGTGCGATTATCGCGAAAGCCAGAGACAGCAATCAGTTTGCAGCTCAACTTGCAGCCCGAAGTGCGGCCGAACAGTTGGATGAATATTTTCGAGTGGTGAGGCAGATCTCGAAAGATGAAGCTTTTCTGGAAGCATTTGATTCGATGCTTCAGGACGAGGAACTCGCTGCGATCCGTCGTCAGCTGAGCGACCCCAACAAGAACAGGCTCGAATCGTCAGCACCGTTGCAGCAAGCTCTCGTGGATCACCCTGCCCGTCAGAAGTTGCAACCGTTCTTACAGGAGTTGCTTGATGATCCGCACGGCGAATTTCCGGAAGCGGCGAGTTGGTTCGTGACCGATCGTATTGGAAACCAGGTTGCGGGTGCCTTCGAAGGCGGGAAAGGCCGGACGGTAGGCAAGAACTTTTCCTTCCGCACATACTTTACGGGTCTGCCTTGCGATTTGAAGGACGATGAAAAATCGGCGGTTCGACCCTATCTTGTCGAGCCTGACCCTGAGAAGCGTCCAATTATTCAGAAGCCACACCTGTCGGCGAGCTTTTTGAGTCAGGCTTCCAATCTCAGAAAAGTTGCTTTCTCTGCTCCGATACGCGATGACCAGAACGAAATCGTTGGCATCGTTGCCGTGACGGTGAACCTTGGAAAACTGGTCGACTTCGATGACTCGTTCTACCATTATGTCATGTTGGTCGACAATCGGGAAAACGCGGAAGGAAAACCGGTCGGAATCATTCTTGAGCACCCGCTGTTTGTAAACGCCAGACGTCAAAGTGCGGGACAACGTTTGCCGGACGAGTTGACTGATGTTCAGGTTGATTTGCAGCAATTGGTCGATTCGTACACGAGCAGTGATCCATTTAGCGAGACAGAATCGGGGCAGAAAAACGACTACGATCGTGAGTTCATTGTGGCCAGTTCTGATGTCAGCAAAGTTCAGCTTGGATCACCGAATGACGTTGGCGTGACTGGCCGAGATGGAATCTTTGTCGTTGCGCTGGAAGATTACGAGTCGGTGATGAGGCCGTCTCGCAAGCTCAGTGAACGGCTTGGCAGGCTCGCAATCATGGCCTTTCTGATCTTGCTGTCGGTGGCGATTGCGATGTGGTTGCTGGTGAATCGAATGTTCCGAGAATCGCGTCGACGCCTTGTTGGGATTCCAGGTGACGGCAGTTTGAGCACTTTCGGAAGCAGCAATTCGACTCCGTCGACTACGGGCAGTGAGCAAGGAGCCACCACGCGTGGGTCCGAGGATAAAGCCAAGACCAACTAA
- a CDS encoding sulfatase family protein, which yields MNRLQGFTVASLVLAGAIFFFKAEQCRGETKLPELPNFVVIFVDDMGYNDIGPFGAEGIETPHLDQMAANGMKFTDFQVSSAVCSASRAALLTGCYHTRVSVHGAYMPARKAGLHPDEMTLAELCKQKNYATACFGKWHLGHHPPLMPNAQGFDEYFGLPYSNDMWPYQPKSADPKSKIHSFDFPSLPLYENNTVVNADVKAEDQARLTTQYTERAVDFIERNSDKPFLLYIPHSMVHVPLYVSDKFKGKSERGLYGDVVMEIDWSVGQITEALKKNGVADNTLVVFTSDNGPWLNYGDHAGLAHPLREGKGTMFEGGCRVPTIMQWPGVIPPGSTCDQLVSSIDIFPTIANRIGATLPDHPIDGVDILSVLKDPKAKIDRKYFFHYYGGGQLHAVRDQRWKLHFAHQYRTLGGRKGGENGLPVNYDYIKCEPALYDLDNDIGETVNLIEAHPDIVARLKKAADVCRAELGDKHLGLKGEGVRPAGKVE from the coding sequence ATGAATCGTCTACAAGGTTTTACCGTCGCCAGTCTCGTGCTCGCCGGGGCAATCTTCTTTTTCAAAGCCGAACAGTGCCGTGGCGAAACGAAGCTGCCTGAGTTGCCGAACTTCGTCGTCATCTTTGTCGATGACATGGGCTACAACGACATCGGTCCGTTTGGTGCCGAAGGGATCGAAACGCCACACCTTGATCAGATGGCTGCCAACGGCATGAAGTTCACGGACTTCCAGGTTTCGTCAGCTGTCTGTTCGGCTTCGCGTGCCGCGTTGCTGACAGGCTGCTATCACACACGCGTCAGCGTCCACGGCGCCTATATGCCCGCGCGAAAAGCCGGCTTGCATCCGGACGAAATGACTTTGGCGGAACTTTGTAAACAAAAGAATTATGCAACGGCCTGTTTCGGCAAATGGCATCTGGGCCACCACCCGCCTCTGATGCCAAACGCTCAAGGCTTCGACGAATACTTTGGTTTGCCTTACTCGAACGACATGTGGCCGTATCAACCAAAATCAGCGGATCCAAAAAGCAAGATTCACTCGTTTGACTTTCCGAGCCTGCCGCTCTACGAAAACAACACGGTCGTCAACGCTGACGTGAAAGCTGAAGATCAAGCCAGGTTGACAACTCAGTACACCGAACGTGCGGTTGACTTCATCGAACGAAATAGTGACAAGCCCTTCTTGCTGTACATTCCGCATTCGATGGTTCACGTTCCGCTCTATGTATCGGACAAGTTCAAAGGCAAGAGCGAACGTGGTCTTTATGGTGACGTCGTGATGGAAATTGATTGGTCGGTGGGACAGATCACAGAAGCGTTGAAGAAAAATGGCGTCGCCGACAACACGCTCGTCGTATTCACCAGCGACAATGGCCCATGGTTAAACTATGGAGACCACGCCGGGTTGGCCCATCCGCTTCGCGAGGGGAAAGGCACGATGTTTGAAGGAGGCTGCCGCGTGCCCACGATCATGCAATGGCCGGGCGTGATTCCTCCAGGGTCGACCTGTGATCAGCTAGTTTCGTCGATCGATATTTTTCCAACGATCGCCAATCGGATTGGCGCCACGTTGCCAGATCATCCGATCGATGGCGTCGACATTCTGAGCGTCCTCAAGGATCCGAAAGCGAAAATCGATCGGAAATATTTCTTTCACTACTACGGCGGCGGTCAACTGCATGCCGTTCGGGATCAGCGTTGGAAGTTGCATTTTGCGCACCAGTACCGCACGCTGGGTGGCCGAAAGGGCGGCGAAAACGGGCTTCCTGTGAATTATGACTATATTAAGTGCGAGCCCGCGTTGTACGATCTGGATAATGATATTGGTGAAACAGTCAATCTGATCGAAGCCCATCCGGACATTGTCGCCCGTTTAAAAAAGGCCGCTGACGTTTGTCGTGCAGAACTTGGCGACAAGCATCTTGGACTTAAAGGCGAAGGCGTTCGCCCGGCAGGTAAAGTGGAATAG
- a CDS encoding M42 family metallopeptidase: MNEQSFEFFETLLNTPGVSGYEEPVQSAVREYAGGFADSIETDLHGNLILCKNPDADVRLMLAGHCDQIGLIVSYIDEFGFIYTQTVGGWDPQQLIGQRMTIWTKNGPVEGVIARKAIHLLDDAERKKVVKTKELWIDIGATDREQAESIVDIGDSVTLELGMTRLQNNLVTSPATDNRTGVWVAVEAMRIAAEAGVKIGVYAVSTVQEEIGLRGARTAAFSIDPHVGVAIDVTHATDCPKVDKNQLGDIKLGGGPVVVRGPNVNQKVNARLHELAAAKDELSVQASALGRAAPNDSNAIQVNRGGVATGLIGIPNRYMHSAVEVISLDDIANAAILLADFACSIKSADEFVPG; this comes from the coding sequence GTGAACGAACAATCATTTGAATTTTTTGAGACACTGCTGAACACTCCCGGGGTTTCGGGCTACGAAGAGCCTGTTCAGTCAGCGGTTCGTGAGTACGCCGGTGGCTTCGCGGATTCGATCGAGACCGATCTTCACGGCAATTTGATTCTTTGCAAGAACCCGGACGCCGATGTTCGGCTGATGCTGGCCGGTCACTGCGACCAAATCGGTTTGATTGTTTCGTACATTGACGAATTCGGTTTCATCTACACGCAAACCGTCGGTGGCTGGGATCCGCAGCAGCTGATCGGGCAGCGGATGACGATCTGGACGAAGAACGGCCCTGTCGAAGGTGTGATTGCGCGCAAAGCAATCCACTTGCTGGATGACGCGGAGCGAAAAAAGGTCGTGAAGACGAAAGAGCTGTGGATCGACATCGGCGCAACAGATCGCGAACAGGCTGAATCAATCGTCGACATTGGAGACAGCGTCACGCTCGAATTGGGGATGACGCGACTGCAAAACAATTTGGTGACCTCTCCGGCGACCGACAATCGCACGGGAGTTTGGGTAGCGGTTGAGGCCATGCGAATCGCGGCAGAAGCGGGTGTCAAAATTGGCGTCTATGCCGTCAGCACCGTGCAGGAAGAAATCGGTTTGCGAGGTGCCCGCACCGCAGCCTTCAGCATTGACCCGCATGTTGGAGTCGCGATCGACGTGACTCATGCAACGGACTGTCCAAAAGTCGACAAAAATCAACTGGGCGACATTAAACTGGGCGGCGGTCCGGTCGTTGTCCGCGGCCCGAACGTGAACCAGAAAGTCAACGCGCGGCTGCACGAACTTGCTGCCGCAAAAGACGAACTATCGGTTCAGGCCAGTGCACTTGGCCGGGCGGCTCCAAACGACTCCAACGCGATTCAGGTTAATCGTGGCGGTGTTGCAACGGGTCTGATAGGGATCCCCAACCGGTACATGCACAGCGCCGTGGAGGTGATTTCGCTTGACGACATCGCCAACGCTGCAATCCTTCTGGCTGACTTTGCGTGCTCGATCAAGTCAGCGGATGAGTTTGTTCCGGGTTAA
- a CDS encoding vWA domain-containing protein encodes MKPSDKPKRRGGILHTYTKYDPVNIPGPRAPESDVVTPMMNQMLSWGSQRPLTEEEMARAIKIDPSQLSQFGPSLDFMKATLEDQKRKLLERYETDSVRKKASKAFRKTAKSGPQLKDSLKSAYDEAVTRQQLHELENLWYRVNNDADETAQHLMSVIARLQDKYQVDELHANYDFTGRESLTIPEAIELKQMLDKIEELLDQIEDAKQNGQIAILDVEEMGQFLDEDQQHSLQEMQRQIQDYIDRVAEEQGFQKNGGKYELTPKAYRTFQNKLLSRIFSHLKESNSGRHFDAAVNGEGAVEMQSTKPYEFGDSIANMDVPQTFINAMIRDSTQRPIRLKADDIEIHRTRNNPKAATVIIMDMSGSMRYDSQYVNVKRMALAMDGLIRSEYPGDYLNFIEMYTFGKVRTQREIIDLMPKPVTIHHPVVQLKVDMSRDDVSEHMIHPHFTNIQHSLRLARQLLANVNTPNKQVMLITDGLPTAHFEDSELFMLYPPHQKTEEATMREGMMCANEGITINTFLVPSWSQSEEDIRFAYRLSESTTGRVFFTSGGDLDRFVVWDYINKKREIL; translated from the coding sequence ATGAAACCGTCAGACAAACCAAAGCGACGTGGCGGGATCCTTCACACGTACACGAAGTACGATCCCGTCAACATTCCCGGTCCGCGTGCTCCGGAGTCGGACGTTGTGACTCCGATGATGAACCAGATGCTGTCGTGGGGTTCGCAGCGACCGTTGACGGAAGAAGAGATGGCTCGGGCGATCAAGATCGATCCATCGCAGCTTTCACAGTTTGGCCCCAGCCTTGATTTCATGAAGGCGACGCTGGAGGATCAAAAAAGGAAACTGCTGGAACGCTACGAAACAGATTCGGTTCGCAAGAAAGCCAGTAAAGCGTTTCGCAAAACGGCCAAGTCTGGTCCGCAGTTGAAGGACTCGCTCAAGTCCGCTTATGACGAAGCCGTGACGCGTCAGCAGTTGCATGAATTGGAAAACCTCTGGTATCGAGTCAACAACGACGCCGATGAAACGGCTCAGCATCTGATGTCGGTGATCGCGCGACTTCAGGACAAATATCAGGTCGACGAGTTGCACGCAAATTATGACTTCACAGGTCGCGAGTCGCTGACAATTCCGGAGGCGATCGAGCTCAAGCAGATGCTGGACAAGATCGAGGAGTTGCTCGATCAAATCGAGGACGCCAAGCAGAACGGTCAGATCGCGATTCTGGACGTCGAGGAGATGGGTCAGTTCCTCGATGAAGACCAGCAGCATTCGTTGCAGGAGATGCAGCGGCAGATTCAGGACTACATCGATCGCGTCGCGGAAGAGCAGGGCTTTCAGAAAAACGGCGGCAAGTATGAATTGACTCCCAAGGCCTATCGCACGTTTCAGAACAAACTGCTCTCGCGGATCTTCAGTCACCTCAAGGAATCGAACAGCGGCCGACATTTTGATGCGGCCGTTAACGGCGAAGGGGCTGTCGAGATGCAATCGACCAAGCCTTACGAGTTCGGTGATTCGATTGCGAACATGGATGTGCCGCAAACGTTTATCAATGCGATGATTCGCGACTCAACCCAGCGACCGATTAGGCTCAAGGCGGACGACATCGAGATCCACCGGACTCGGAACAATCCGAAAGCCGCAACGGTGATCATTATGGACATGAGCGGATCGATGCGCTACGACAGCCAATACGTGAATGTGAAACGAATGGCATTGGCGATGGATGGGCTGATTCGCAGCGAGTACCCTGGCGACTATTTGAATTTCATCGAGATGTACACGTTTGGTAAGGTTCGCACGCAGCGTGAAATCATCGACCTGATGCCAAAACCTGTCACGATTCATCATCCAGTCGTGCAACTGAAGGTCGACATGAGTCGCGATGACGTGAGCGAACACATGATCCATCCGCACTTTACGAATATCCAGCATTCGCTGCGACTCGCGCGGCAGTTGCTGGCCAACGTGAACACGCCGAACAAGCAGGTGATGCTGATCACGGATGGTTTGCCGACAGCTCACTTCGAAGATTCCGAATTGTTCATGCTGTATCCGCCGCACCAGAAAACGGAAGAAGCTACGATGCGGGAAGGGATGATGTGTGCCAACGAAGGCATCACGATCAACACATTCCTTGTGCCGAGTTGGTCGCAATCGGAAGAAGATATCCGGTTCGCGTACCGCTTGAGTGAATCGACGACTGGCCGAGTGTTCTTCACGTCCGGCGGTGATTTGGATCGCTTCGTGGTGTGGGATTACATCAACAAAAAGCGTGAAATTCTGTAG